Proteins encoded within one genomic window of Bacillus sp. 1NLA3E:
- a CDS encoding DNA-dependent RNA polymerase subunit epsilon, with amino-acid sequence MIFKVYYQESSKQVAVRENTKTLYLEAESELDVRKKLAHKAFNIEYVQAVKGAFLEYEQKNEDYKVLEIE; translated from the coding sequence ATGATTTTCAAAGTTTATTATCAAGAATCTAGCAAGCAGGTAGCTGTACGTGAAAATACTAAAACACTTTACCTTGAGGCGGAGTCTGAACTAGATGTTCGGAAAAAGTTAGCACATAAAGCTTTTAATATCGAGTATGTACAAGCAGTTAAAGGTGCATTTTTAGAATATGAACAAAAAAATGAAGACTATAAAGTATTGGAGATTGAATAA